In Blastopirellula sediminis, the following proteins share a genomic window:
- a CDS encoding RNA polymerase sigma factor, whose amino-acid sequence MAESQISTMQLQALLDRGDDEAYQELLALASLRLHKLASKMLKGYPKLRRWEETDDVFQMSAIRLHQSLSSVRPRSVREFFGLAATQIRRTLIDLGRHYFGPQGHGANHASDPDVPAVAKSDSPENLLFWSQFHETVEQLPEEEREVFQLLWYAGTTQREAADLLGISTRTVLRRYYRARIFLQRTLKGANP is encoded by the coding sequence ATGGCGGAATCCCAGATCAGCACGATGCAACTCCAGGCCTTGTTGGACCGGGGAGATGACGAGGCGTACCAGGAACTTCTGGCCCTTGCATCGCTTCGACTCCACAAGCTTGCCAGCAAGATGCTGAAGGGGTATCCCAAGCTGCGGCGGTGGGAAGAGACGGACGACGTTTTTCAGATGTCCGCCATCCGCCTGCACCAATCCTTGTCTTCGGTCCGTCCACGATCGGTCCGTGAATTCTTTGGACTTGCCGCGACGCAAATCCGGCGAACGCTGATCGACCTCGGACGACACTATTTCGGACCGCAGGGGCATGGCGCCAATCATGCCTCTGACCCGGACGTCCCTGCCGTCGCCAAAAGCGATTCGCCGGAAAACCTACTATTTTGGTCGCAGTTTCACGAAACGGTCGAACAACTGCCGGAGGAAGAACGCGAGGTATTTCAGCTGCTTTGGTACGCCGGAACGACGCAACGCGAGGCGGCCGATCTACTGGGCATCTCCACGAGAACCGTCCTGCGCCGCTACTATCGCGCCCGTATTTTTCTCCAGCGAACGCTAAAAGGAGCTAACCCTTAA
- a CDS encoding ECF-type sigma factor, with amino-acid sequence MNSNASFAAFLERLKDGDEETVREMWIRCYPRVLALARKRLEGAPKRIADEEDVASDAIKSFCQAIQERRFPQLHDQLSMWKVLLKITSRKAIDLRRYEHRRQNLGFALVTYRTIAADAQQNLATNSTDLPCPLQLIEEVEQRLAGLDEGLRSVTVAKQEGYANHEIAAKFSISLRTVERRLSRVRQKWSENS; translated from the coding sequence ATGAATTCAAACGCGTCCTTCGCCGCGTTTCTGGAGCGGCTGAAAGATGGCGATGAAGAAACGGTTCGCGAAATGTGGATACGGTGCTATCCACGCGTCTTGGCGTTGGCGAGAAAAAGACTCGAAGGTGCGCCGAAACGGATCGCGGACGAGGAGGACGTCGCCTCCGACGCGATCAAGAGTTTTTGTCAGGCGATCCAAGAGAGACGCTTTCCCCAACTGCACGACCAACTCAGCATGTGGAAGGTTTTGCTGAAGATCACGTCACGAAAGGCGATCGATCTACGGCGTTACGAACACCGCAGGCAGAATCTAGGGTTCGCCCTAGTGACGTATCGAACGATCGCCGCCGACGCACAGCAGAACTTGGCGACCAATTCGACCGACCTCCCATGCCCTCTACAGCTGATTGAAGAAGTCGAGCAGCGACTCGCTGGCCTCGACGAAGGACTGCGAAGTGTGACGGTGGCCAAGCAGGAAGGCTACGCCAACCACGAAATCGCCGCGAAATTCAGCATCTCTCTGCGTACCGTCGAGCGACGCTTGTCGCGCGTGCGCCAAAAGTGGTCGGAAAACTCGTAG